Below is a window of Corvus cornix cornix isolate S_Up_H32 chromosome 2, ASM73873v5, whole genome shotgun sequence DNA.
CAGCAACTtcgcgcggcggcggcggccaaCCCCTGCCGCCAACCTGATGGCTCACCCGCGCCCCTGGCCGCCCCCAGCGCCGCCGCCTACACCTCCAGCGAGGCCCCCGCCGCCGGCATGGCCGAGCCCACTGTCAAGCAGTGCAGCCCTGCTCGGCCGCCGTGCAGAGCTCCTCTGGCGCCGCGCTGCCCTACGGCTACTTCGGCAGCGGCTACTACCCCTGTCGCATGACCCACCACAACGCCATCAAGTCCTGCGCCCAGCCCGCCTCCACCTTCGCCGACAAGTACATGGACACCTCGGTCTCCGGCGAGGAGTTCACGTCGCGGGCCAAGGAGTTCGCCTTTTACCAGGGCTACGCCACCGGGCCCTACCAGCCGGTGCCCGGGTATCTGGATATGCCCGTGGTGCCCGCCATCGGCGGCCCCGGCGAGCCGCGCCACGACCCCCTTCTCCCCATGGACAGCTACCAGCCTTGGGCCATCACGAACGGGTGGAATGGGCAAGTGTACTGCCccaaggagcaga
It encodes the following:
- the HOXA13 gene encoding LOW QUALITY PROTEIN: homeobox protein Hox-A13 (The sequence of the model RefSeq protein was modified relative to this genomic sequence to represent the inferred CDS: inserted 2 bases in 2 codons); its protein translation is MTASVLLHPRWIEPVMFLYDNSLDXINKNMDGFSRRQQLRAAAAANPCRQPDGSPAPLAAPSAAAYTSSEAPAAGMAEPTVKQCXPCSAAVQSSSGAALPYGYFGSGYYPCRMTHHNAIKSCAQPASTFADKYMDTSVSGEEFTSRAKEFAFYQGYATGPYQPVPGYLDMPVVPAIGGPGEPRHDPLLPMDSYQPWAITNGWNGQVYCPKEQSQPPHLWKSTLPDVVSHPSDANSYRRGRKKRVPYTKVQLKELEREYATNKFITKDKRRRISATTNLSERQVTIWFQNRRVKEKKVINKLKTTS